In Mycoplasmopsis maculosa, one genomic interval encodes:
- a CDS encoding Mbov_0397 family ICE element conjugal transfer ATPase, which translates to MLQAKPLKRTRFNIFKNMAWYDLVIFFALLILDFIIVIFGFPQLSTIYKIVIPIGFIPFIALLFLNVKNTQYKYYQILWIWLKFLSSKKKFKNEEINNLMVFKTIDSDGLLRTNLTNKNSKSFVAKLFKLNGNSIFKYDNLYQQNLLETLANNLGNISNSVNIIKINNLNEFKENSFILEEKINKFKDENSKNYLFSKKEDLEKFKNQKYEEYFILIYGDDEFNLNENINNVKYIFESVNFLLTEQNQVETVLFLSNFYGLELTYNEIELKILNYANKIVSLNNLLNFKNIEFAKSYFKINENYCSLQAINEFDYEVDNGWLNTIYNSNSNVIINLNKINNNLAEKLLENANRKIGALANEKTSHFLRDQKKQYEYEIFEDLTNNIVKYQNKPLLDVSVYLFNKSLNKDDLVNLEKENIENAKKEKISLHKFDFEQFKTWNQMQLIPMDMLNTTIQALPELIAFGWPWNLEILNDNNDFILATQLQDNSPVFFDLFYRNFFRRNSNAIIIGTSGGGKSTLSKKILLNEFYNGSQIMIIDPQNEYNKICNQVKGQLIDLKDGDKTIINPLQIQINEFNEENIRIYNVIDNHIEFVSNWFETLFQNISKTELIVIKEALKNLYIKYKYYEFNTLEEFKNIKKWPIIDNFISELDNLKFRNNLEKSIYEIPIAKLIKEFKFFFQEQKSYKNIFNAQSNINLNNKFIVFNVKKLLSQQNQSSALAQIYLLLKIINTKISINSINKSYYKTVLFIDEAHFALKDNTPQLREFIIDTTKTIRKFNGSLILATQNVVDISQNASKILGNIQYSFFFNCKQIDLNSIQNLYETSQSLTEQELKFISSSKTGECLMFLTDKQHYQISINYNDFEKDLLFDDFTIYQKHIKSLLFEINQLINKIDDNSIKESLSIAYKKEIEIYENNLSTYKTYLTYLNFLTEFKTNLIDSF; encoded by the coding sequence ATGTTACAAGCAAAACCACTAAAAAGAACAAGATTTAATATCTTTAAAAATATGGCTTGATATGATTTAGTAATTTTCTTTGCTTTACTCATATTAGACTTTATTATAGTTATTTTTGGTTTTCCACAACTTTCAACAATTTATAAAATAGTTATTCCTATTGGTTTTATTCCTTTTATAGCTTTATTATTTTTAAATGTAAAAAATACTCAATATAAGTATTATCAAATTCTTTGAATTTGACTTAAATTTTTAAGTAGTAAAAAGAAATTTAAAAATGAAGAAATAAATAATTTAATGGTTTTTAAAACAATAGATTCAGATGGTTTATTAAGAACAAATTTAACTAATAAAAACTCTAAATCTTTTGTAGCTAAATTATTTAAATTAAACGGAAATTCAATTTTTAAATATGATAATTTGTACCAACAAAATTTGTTAGAAACATTAGCTAATAATTTAGGTAATATTTCAAATTCAGTTAACATAATTAAAATTAATAATTTAAATGAATTTAAAGAAAATAGCTTTATTTTAGAAGAAAAAATAAATAAGTTTAAAGATGAAAATAGTAAAAATTACTTATTTTCTAAAAAAGAAGATTTAGAAAAATTTAAAAATCAAAAATATGAGGAATACTTTATTTTGATTTATGGAGATGATGAATTTAACTTAAATGAAAATATTAATAATGTTAAATATATTTTCGAAAGTGTAAATTTTTTATTAACTGAGCAAAATCAAGTTGAAACTGTTTTGTTTTTAAGCAATTTTTACGGTCTAGAATTAACTTATAATGAAATAGAATTAAAAATATTAAATTATGCTAATAAAATTGTTTCATTAAATAATTTATTAAATTTTAAAAATATTGAATTTGCTAAAAGTTACTTTAAAATAAATGAAAATTATTGTTCGTTACAAGCTATAAATGAATTTGATTATGAAGTTGATAATGGATGATTAAATACTATTTATAATAGTAATTCAAACGTAATAATAAATTTAAATAAAATAAATAATAATTTAGCTGAAAAACTTTTAGAAAATGCAAATAGAAAAATTGGAGCCTTAGCTAATGAAAAAACTTCTCATTTTTTAAGGGATCAGAAAAAACAATATGAATATGAAATTTTTGAAGATTTAACAAATAATATTGTGAAATATCAAAATAAACCATTATTAGATGTTTCTGTTTATTTATTTAATAAATCCTTAAATAAAGATGATTTAGTCAATTTAGAAAAAGAAAATATAGAAAATGCTAAAAAAGAAAAAATTTCTTTACATAAGTTTGATTTTGAACAATTTAAAACTTGAAATCAAATGCAACTAATACCAATGGATATGCTTAATACAACTATTCAAGCATTACCAGAATTAATAGCTTTTGGTTGACCTTGAAATTTAGAAATTTTAAATGATAATAATGATTTTATTTTAGCAACTCAACTTCAAGATAATTCACCAGTATTTTTTGATTTATTTTACAGAAATTTTTTCAGAAGAAATAGCAATGCTATTATTATTGGGACTTCCGGTGGTGGTAAAAGTACTTTAAGTAAAAAAATTTTATTAAATGAATTTTATAATGGTAGTCAAATTATGATTATTGACCCTCAGAATGAATACAATAAAATCTGTAATCAAGTTAAAGGCCAATTAATTGATTTAAAAGATGGCGATAAAACAATTATTAATCCATTACAAATCCAAATTAATGAATTTAATGAAGAAAATATAAGAATTTATAATGTTATTGATAATCATATAGAGTTTGTATCCAATTGATTTGAAACCTTGTTTCAAAATATTTCAAAAACAGAATTAATTGTAATAAAAGAAGCTTTAAAAAATTTATATATTAAATATAAATATTATGAGTTTAATACATTAGAAGAATTTAAAAATATTAAAAAATGACCTATTATAGATAATTTTATTTCAGAATTAGATAATTTAAAATTTAGAAATAATTTGGAAAAAAGTATTTATGAGATACCTATTGCTAAATTAATAAAAGAATTTAAATTTTTCTTTCAAGAACAAAAAAGTTATAAAAATATTTTTAATGCTCAATCAAATATTAATCTAAATAATAAATTTATAGTTTTTAATGTGAAAAAACTTTTATCACAACAAAATCAAAGTTCAGCGTTAGCACAAATTTATTTATTGTTAAAAATAATAAATACTAAAATTAGTATTAATTCAATTAACAAATCATACTATAAAACAGTACTTTTTATTGATGAAGCGCATTTTGCTTTAAAAGATAATACTCCTCAATTAAGAGAGTTTATTATAGATACAACTAAAACAATTCGTAAGTTTAACGGTTCATTAATTTTAGCTACTCAAAATGTTGTTGATATTTCACAAAATGCAAGCAAAATTTTAGGAAATATACAATATTCATTTTTCTTTAACTGTAAGCAAATAGATTTAAATTCAATTCAAAATTTATATGAAACAAGCCAATCATTAACAGAGCAAGAATTAAAATTTATATCATCTTCAAAAACTGGGGAATGTTTAATGTTCTTAACTGATAAACAACATTATCAAATTTCAATTAACTATAATGATTTTGAAAAAGATTTATTATTTGATGATTTTACAATATATCAAAAACACATTAAATCATTATTGTTTGAAATAAATCAGTTAATAAACAAAATAGATGATAATAGCATAAAAGAAAGTTTAAGTATTGCTTATAAAAAAGAAATAGAGATATATGAAAATAATTTGTCAACATATAAAACATATTTAACATATTTAAATTTTTTAACAGAGTTTAAAACAAATTTAATAGATTCATTTTAG